The following coding sequences are from one Ammospiza nelsoni isolate bAmmNel1 chromosome 5, bAmmNel1.pri, whole genome shotgun sequence window:
- the LOC132073760 gene encoding histone H2B 8 — MPEPAKSAPAPKKGSKKAVTKTQKKGDKKRRKTRKESYSIYVYKVLKQVHPDTGISSKAMGIMNSFVNDIFERIAGEASRLAHYNKRSTITSREIQTAVRLLLPGELAKHAVSEGTKAVTKYTSSK; from the coding sequence ATGCCGGAACCAGCCAAATCCGCTCCTGCTCCTAAGAAAGGCTCCAAGAAAGCCGTCACCAAGACTCAAAAGAAAGGTGACAAGAAGCGTAGAAAGACTAGGAAAGAGAGCTACTCTATCTACGTGTACAAGGTGCTGAAGCAGGTGCACCCCGACACGGGCATCTCGTCCAAGGCCATGGGCATCATGAACTCCTTCGTCAACGACATCTTCGAGCGCATCGCGGGCGAGGCCTCGCGCCTGGCGCACTACAACAAGCGCTCCACCATCACCTCGCGGGAGATCCAGACGGCCGTGCGCCTGCTGCTGCCCGGCGAGCTGGCCAAGCACGCCGTGTCCGAGGGCACCAAGGCCGTCACCAAGTACACCAGCTCCAAGTAG
- the LOC132073750 gene encoding histone H2A-IV, with protein MSGRGKQGGKARAKAKSRSSRAGLQFPVGRVHRLLRKGNYAERVGAGAPVYLAAVLEYLTAEILELAGNAARDNKKTRIIPRHLQLAIRNDEELNKLLGKVTIAQGGVLPNIQAVLLPKKTDSHKAKAK; from the coding sequence ATGTCGGGTCGCGGGAAGCAGGGCGGCAAGGCGCGGGCCAAGGCCAAGTCGCGCTCGTCGCGGGCCGGGCTGCAGTTCCCCGTGGGCCGCGTGCACCGGCTGCTGCGCAAGGGCAACTACGCGGAGCGCGTGGGCGCGGGCGCGCCGGTGTACCTGGCGGCCGTGCTGGAGTACCTGACGGCCGAGATCCTGGAGCTGGCGGGCAACGCGGCCCGCGACAACAAGAAGACGCGCATCATCCCCCGCCACCTGCAGCTCGCCATCCGCAACGACGAGGAGCTCAACAAGCTGCTGGGCAAGGTGACGATCGCGCAGGGCGGCGTGCTGCCCAACATCCAGGCCGTGCTGCTGCCCAAGAAGACCGACAGCCACAAGGCGAAAGCCAAGTAA